The genomic DNA CGCGCGGGTGGCTTCCGCTTTCTTGGCGGTGGCGGCGGCCGCGGCGGTCCGGGCAGCCGCGTCTTTCTGGTCCGCGAGTCGGCCCGCCTTGCTGAGCAGGCCGCTCGCTTGTTCGGCGAGCTGATCGAGTTTGCCCGCCGGGGTATCGAGTTTCGCCTTCTCGTCCGGGCTCAGTTGGTCGGGCGACCGGCCGGCCGGCACCGCGTCGGCGGCCTTGTTCGCCTGCTCGGTCGCGCGGGCGAGCTGGTCCTGGGCGGCCCGGGCCTCGCCCCGGACCTCGCCGGCCCCGCCCCATTGTTCGAGGCGTTCGAGGAGCTTGGCCAGCGCGTCCTCGGCGTCCTTTTGGTGTCCGTTCGCCTTGGTTAGCAGCTCCGCCAGCTTTTTTGCGTCTGGAGCGTTGGCCGGTCCGGGTTTCTCGGACTCCTGCCGGCCGGCCGCGAGGGGTGTTTCGGCCCCGTCTAAATGCTGATCGACGATCCGCCCCAGGTCGTCGGCCGTGGCCTCGACTTTCTCGGTGACCGGTGACCGGGGCAGGTTGTTTGCCCTGGCGATCTGTCGCAGCTCCTCAGCCTTGGCCCGCAACCCCTCGGCCGGGTCGGCGATCCGGTTGCGGACGTGCCGCTGGGCCTGCTCGGCGGTGCCCAGCTTGGCGGCGTCCTCGGGCTTTTGCGCGCCACCGGCCGCCGCCTTCGCCACTTCACCCACTGCTTCCCGCGCCTCCCGCTGTTCGTCCTTGAGCCGTAGCAGCTCGGGTCGCATGGCGGCGAGTTCTTTTTGAAACTGTGCTTCGAGTGACGACCGGCTGCGGACGCGGATCTCGATTTCCTTACTCCGACCGGGTTCCTTCAAGGCGGTCCGGTCGTCCCAGTCGGTCGCGATGGCCCGGAGGACGATCACGTCTCCGTCGACCGGCGGGGTGCCATCGGGTCGGACCAGCGCGGCGAGGGGGACAGAACGAACCGCGTCGACCCCGACCGGCTTGGCGCGGGCCAGTATGGCGGGGCCGCCCGCGACGGCCGGCGCGACCGCCACGGCGGTGGACAGGTCGGTGAGGGAAATCACCCGGGCAACCGCGTCCGGCCCGCCGGTGCGGTATTCGAGGCCCACCGTCTTCACCGCGAACGGCCGGTCCTCCGCCCGCGCACGGACGGCTAACACGGTCGTCGGGAGTAGCGTGAGCGCGTCTTTCCCGTGCGCCGGGCGTTCCAGGATCACGACCGGCGACGGGTCGGGGAACACTCGGAAGTCGAACAGCCGGGTGCCGGTCAACCCGGCCCCCTCGACGGGCTCGTCGGTGAACCGGAGGGCGTACAGGCCGGGCAGCGGCGGGATGAAGTCGGCTTCGAGGATCGTCCCGTCCGGGCCGCTCACCCGGACCGGAATGTCCGTCAGGGGCACGGCCGCGAGCTGGCTCGTCGCATACGCAGACAGGGCGTTGGCCCCGGCGAGCGGGGCGCAGGCGAGCGCGGTCGGGAGCGGCCCCAGGTCGGATTGGAGGTGGAACGAAGCGCTGGAAATCCGCTGGTCGGCCGCCGCACGGAAGTGGATCTGCGTGCCCGCGACGGCTTCGACGACCCCGGTACCGTCCGGCAGGTCGGCACTGGACAGGTCGGTGTACGCGGGGTAAACGGCGCGGATTTGCGGGGACGGCCGCCCGTCGAGGGGGACCAGTTTTGGGGCCGGGGCGACCGCCACTTGGACCCAATCGGTCTCGCCGTCGTTCGCCACGACGCGGTACGCAAAGTCCCGTGCCGTCCGTCCGCTGTCAAGCGTGAACGAGACGGCGCTGCCGGCCGCGGCGTCGCCCTCCGGGATCGCCACTTCGTCTTCGCTACTGCCACCCGGTACCTGAACGATCACGCGTCCGCGGTCGGGAATGACGCCGCGGACGACGAACTTGATCGTGTACGGCTCGCCCCTGGCGTGTCGCCGGACGGGATCGAGAATTTCAATCGTGGTTTTCGTCGGGTACGGGTGGGTCCCGAACGGGTCGGCCAGGCGGACCAGCGCGCGGCCCGCGCGGGTGACGTCCGCGAGCGCGAGCGGGGCGGCCACGAGCCCGGCGACGGCGGCGAGCCAGAACGCTTTCCACGCCCGCCCGGACGGGACGACCTTGCCGAAGTCGTACCGCTCGGCCAGATTCTCGGCCCGGATGACGGCCACCCGCCGGAACCGCGGCGACCCGGTTGCTTCGCCGTCCGCGGTTCCCAGGAACTCGACGGCACTGGCTAGGGCGTCGTTGAGCCGCGGGAACAGGCGTTCCAGAAGTAACGCGACCGAAAGCGGATGAGTCGATTCGCGGGCCGGCCCGCGGACCCACAGCGCGACCGCGATACTCACGCCGACGAGCAGTGCCGCCAGGAACGCCGCCCGAACCTCACCGGGCAGGTGAACCGCGGCGTCGAGCGCGCACGCGGCCGTGACGGCGAACACGGCGATCGCGGCGACCCGGAAGACGCCGGCGGCCACGGCCGCGCGGCGGCGGGCGAGGCCGAGGTGGGCCAGCCGCTCGGTCAGGGGCGGCGGGGCGTCCGTGGGCGGGCGCAAAACGAACGGCATGGCGGTGTCTCCGACCCCCGCGGCCGCGGGAGCACACTACCGATCATAACCGCCCGACCCGGCCGAGCCAAATCCGATGTGCGTATCGTCGAAACTCCCCGGAACTCCCCCCGGAACTCCCCCCGGAACTTCCACGGCGGCTCACTCGGGCTCGCGTTCGCCCGGATCGACTGCCGAAAAGTCTGAGGAGATTTCAGATTATCCGTTTTGCCATGACAATGAACAGATCGTTGTTTTGATCCGCGTCTTGCAACGGCCGTGGTGTCAGCGAAGTGAATCCGAAGCGGTTGTACAGTTTAATCGCATCCTCGCTAGACATGTACACATCCAGCAGGAGGCTGTGGTGGAGATCTGAGCCCGCATTTCTATGCAGCAGAATCATAGCCGCGGCTTGTCCGATCAGGTGATCGAGGATGGAGGAACCATAGCCTTTTCTTGCGATATCCGGATTCTTGGCCAGAAGAGGGATGTAAAAATGTTCCTTCTGATCAGTGAAATCCCCCCAATCATCGCACAAATCCAGGCTCCCAAACCCGACCGGAATACGCTCGTAGGTCTCTGGGTTGTTGTAATCGTAATAAGCGTATGCGTGACAAGACCCGTAATTAAAACGAGTCGGTATGTCGTCTCTCGCAATTCTTGTGAAGAAAGGAGCCACGGGCCACTGCAAGATATCGCGGTAAATGGGGGCGGTCGGTTGGATTAGACAAGGGTGCAATTGGATGTGAGTAGGATTGCTCATCACTGGGGCGATCGCGGTGAGAGAGATAAAGAGAGACGGTGGCACCCAACTCCGTCTCTCTCGGGAGCTTTTATTTCCCGCGAATTCTCTTCAGGAGTGCCTTCTGGTCGTCATCATACGGTTCCCAGTCGCCCGGCAAAGATGGCAGCGCCTCCAGTCTCCGTTTTGCCTCGGCAATCACTTCGGGTGACAATTTTCCCTTCATCCTGATGGATGGACTAAGCGAGTGCTTCGGACGAACCCAATTGTCGAAAATCGGGGTCAGGTTGTATAGAGCGGACTGCAGTGACGCCTGCCCGTCCAGCCCAAAGCATGGCATACGGGCGCGATCTCCCACACCGAGCAGGTCTTTCGACCTGCGAATGAGCTTCTTACCATTCTCTTTGAAAAGGTGCTCCACCTCGTCGTTGAACTCGACATCGCCGGTGAATACGGCTCGCCCCCATTCTTGGACCTTAATGAGCAGTTCCCAGCACAGGTTGGCGTGATACTTCAGCGACTCGTCGATCGTGTTGCACTGAGTGCTTTCGCCGTTTTGGCAATGAGCACTGCGCATTTCGAGACCAGAGGTAAAAAGGCGGACCTTGTCCGGGCTAAACGTGGTCATGTTGCCCTCCGCTTCGATTTGACCACGGGGGGTAATCCCACGCCGCGGACCCGAGTTACAGACTGCAACTCGGGGAACCACTATCGGAGCTTTCAATCGGACTCAGCGCCAGGAAGCCTTCAGATCTCGCTTTTAGCGTGGCGTCAAACCACAGTAAACCCCGAAGGCACGTCAAACCGGTTATACGGTACCGTATAAACACAGTATTGCTCTCGTGGTCCAGAGCGTCAAGCAGGTAAGCGGGCGGATCGGAGCGTTATTCTATTGAGACGAAATCGCCTTGAAGTGACAAGAGCGTGTCGCCGCGCCCGCGCGTTTTCACTGCTGGGAGCCGGGGGAGATGGTCGATGCTTGGTGAATGACGGGCCGTCGGTTTCGGCGGCCGCCAAATCAACGACGTCAAGACGTGAGCATTCGATTCGGCCGGACTCACCCCGACCGTGGCAGCACGACGACGTCGAACGCGATTCGGGCGACCTGGATGTTGTTCAGGCCGACCGTGAGGACCGCCGACGTCCGACCGGCCGGGCTTTCCCACGGGACGTACACGTCGAACGTCCACGGCCGCGGCTGCCCGTGCCACGCGAACCGGACCAGGGACTTGGCGACGCCGGCGTTGGACACCATCAGGTGCAACCCGACCTCGTGGCCGCGGGGGATTAGCCGGTCTGCGTACCCGGTCGCCAGCAGCTCGTTGTTCGACTGGAACGCCCGGGCGAGGGTGCGGACGCTGCGGAATCCCGCCGGGGGGTGGGCGTACACCTGGAGGCGGGACGTCTGCCCGGGCGACATCCCGATCGGGCCGAAGAGGGTGAACTGGATCGTGTCCCGCGGGGCCACCCAGAAGCAAATCCGCCGGAGCGCCCCCCAGAACACGCTGGAAGCGAACCGCGGGGGCTCGGGGACGATGACGTCGGGCGCGGACAGGTCGGCCTCGTTCGACAGTTGCGACAAGCCCACCGGCTCCGACAGAAGGTCGACGGTATCGGTCGGCTGATCTTCCTCGGCCGGCGGTTGTGCTACCGGGCTCGGCAGGACCGGGACGGGCGTCAAGACGAGCGCTTCGGGCGGGATGGACAGCAGGCGGGGCGCGGCCAGCGCCTTGTGCGGTGTGTCCGTCGGAGACGGCGTGGGGGTCGGTGTACCCATCATCAGGGGGTGGACGGGCTTGGCCGCGCCACTCCCCCCGGCCACCCGCCCGGTCGGCCCGGACGGCCCCCGCCCGCCGGTTTCGTCGAGGTCGAGGTCTGAAACGCTAAAATTGACCGATTCCGCGGACCCATCCCGGGCGTTCGCCCCTCTATTCAGTGCCCCTCCGGGTGCCGACGGGCGGGGGGCGGACGACGGGCGGTGGGTCGGCTCGATCATCGGGGCGGGTAGGTCGTGGGCCGCCCGCCCGGCGGCCGGCACGGCGCGAAACAAAAGGGCGGCGACTCCGCTCATCTCGGCAGGGCGGTCAGCCGGGTTCTTCTTCATCAGGTGCTCGACGATCTGGGCGAGCGCCGGCGGAACCTGTGGGTTCCGCGTTCGGACCGGAATCGGCTCCTGGGTCTGGTGGGCAATGATCTTGTCGACCGCGTTCCCGTCCGGGAACGGGAACGACCCGGTCAGCAGGTAGTAAAGCGTGCAACCGAAGCCGTAAAGATCCCCGGCGGGCGTCCGAACGGTCGGAACCGCGAGTGTTTCCGGGGCTGCGCAGTCCAGCATGCCCATGGCCGTGTGGGCCGTCGAAATGGTGTCCAGGAGGGAATCGTCTTCGGCGAGGTTGTCGGTCAGGATGGCGCCCATCCCGAGGTCGAGGACGTGGGCCCGCCGGTCCGACCCGAGGAGGACGTTGGACGGTTTGAACAGCCCGTGGACGATGTCGTGTTTGTGGCACAGGGCCAGCGCGTCGGCCGCGGGCGCGAGTAAGCGGACGGCGTGGGCGGCCGTCAGCGGGCCGGTCCGCCGGACGAGCAGTTCGAACGACTCGCCTTCGACGAACGGCCACGCCAGGTAATGAACCCCGCCGGCCGTGTCGATGTCCACGAACGGGACCACGGCCGGGTGCTCGGGCAACCCGGCGAAGACCTCGACTTGCTTTTTGGCCCGCAAAACGTTCCACATACTGCGGAGCGGGAGCACCTTGACGGCGTACTTCCGCCGGTCGGTCCGGTTGAGAGCCCGGTAAACGGACCCGAGGCTCCCGGCGCCGACCGGTTCGAGTAGCAGGTACGGCCCGAGTGACAATTTGGCCGTTTGCCCGTCGAGGGCGCAGTCGGCCTGGAATGGTGTGAGCAATCCGGCTAATACGAGGAAGTCGGCCAGGCCGGTCGCGTCGGCTTGGACCCCGGAGTCGTGGAAATCCCGGGCGACCTGATCGGCCCGCTCCGGGGGTAAGACCCGGGCGTCGGTCAACTCCCTGAGGAGTTGAGCCGCGTCGGCGGCCAGCGGGGGTGCCGATGAAAGGGTCATGGGGCTCGGGAGCCTTTCGGACTGCGAGTTTTGCCGGCAATCGGCACCCGAATTCGGCGCCGGGCAGCCGTTTGTGCTACCGAACTATAGATCGCAACTGGACCAAATCCAGAAGA from Fimbriiglobus ruber includes the following:
- a CDS encoding GNAT family N-acetyltransferase → MPPSLFISLTAIAPVMSNPTHIQLHPCLIQPTAPIYRDILQWPVAPFFTRIARDDIPTRFNYGSCHAYAYYDYNNPETYERIPVGFGSLDLCDDWGDFTDQKEHFYIPLLAKNPDIARKGYGSSILDHLIGQAAAMILLHRNAGSDLHHSLLLDVYMSSEDAIKLYNRFGFTSLTPRPLQDADQNNDLFIVMAKRII
- a CDS encoding serine/threonine-protein kinase translates to MTLSSAPPLAADAAQLLRELTDARVLPPERADQVARDFHDSGVQADATGLADFLVLAGLLTPFQADCALDGQTAKLSLGPYLLLEPVGAGSLGSVYRALNRTDRRKYAVKVLPLRSMWNVLRAKKQVEVFAGLPEHPAVVPFVDIDTAGGVHYLAWPFVEGESFELLVRRTGPLTAAHAVRLLAPAADALALCHKHDIVHGLFKPSNVLLGSDRRAHVLDLGMGAILTDNLAEDDSLLDTISTAHTAMGMLDCAAPETLAVPTVRTPAGDLYGFGCTLYYLLTGSFPFPDGNAVDKIIAHQTQEPIPVRTRNPQVPPALAQIVEHLMKKNPADRPAEMSGVAALLFRAVPAAGRAAHDLPAPMIEPTHRPSSAPRPSAPGGALNRGANARDGSAESVNFSVSDLDLDETGGRGPSGPTGRVAGGSGAAKPVHPLMMGTPTPTPSPTDTPHKALAAPRLLSIPPEALVLTPVPVLPSPVAQPPAEEDQPTDTVDLLSEPVGLSQLSNEADLSAPDVIVPEPPRFASSVFWGALRRICFWVAPRDTIQFTLFGPIGMSPGQTSRLQVYAHPPAGFRSVRTLARAFQSNNELLATGYADRLIPRGHEVGLHLMVSNAGVAKSLVRFAWHGQPRPWTFDVYVPWESPAGRTSAVLTVGLNNIQVARIAFDVVVLPRSG